The genomic segment AATAGGGCTACGGTCTCAGAAGTTGCATCATTTGGACGAGGCGCTACGCAGTTGATATCCCCGCTGCTCACGTAGTGCACAGTGCCGCCATGGGACACAGTTCCCACGACTGGGATTTCATGGCTCGCGGAAATTATTTCGGAGAGAGCGACTCCATAGATTTGAGCGGCTTGCGAAATTCGATCCGCCGACAGGCGACGCTCGCCCGATTCGATCTTCTCGTAACCCTTGGCTGACAAACCGAACGCCTCCGCCGCGTCCTGGAGGCGCCAGCCGCGCCGCTTCCGAAGGATTTTGAGATTGTGCTGCATCACAGCAGGACTTTGCTCACAGGCCTGCGATGCGTCTTCCGACATGTTGGGGGGCAACCCACTTGACTCGCTCCCCCAAAGCGGGGGAGTTGGTGGCAGCAGGACTCGACTCATGAAACTTCGAGAATGGATGAGCGCGAACGACCACGACGACGCGACCTTCGCGGCGGCGGTCGCAGCTCGCCTTCCTCAAGGTGAAACCTGCTCGAAGAAAACAGTTGAGAAGTGGAGGTACGGCACTAGGACGCCGCGCCGCAAAGCTTTGTCGATCATTTCGCACATCACGGCCGGCTCAGTGACGCCTAACGACTTTGCTGACCTTCCGATCGTCTCCATGCAGCGCTCCAGTGAAGAGCGCGCCAAGTCCGATCCAGCCACCCCGGGCTCCCTGAAAGCGTTGTGATGCGTACCCTGGCCGTTGCCTTGGCTGTCCTACTGTTGATCGTGGCGCTGCCGCTGATTCCGAGAATCGATTTCGCTCTAACCCGCCACCAGCGCGGTCGCGCTCTGTTCGAGTCTGGTCGCCTCGCCCTCGCCGCGGCTGCGGCGGCCGTGTTGCTTCTGATCGCGGCGAGGGCGCGATGAGCGAAGCCGCCCCATCGTCCTGGTTTGCGGATCTCTATGCCGGCGTCGCTGACTATGCCGACGCCGCACTGCGCAGCACTGCCGAGGCCGGCGAGGCGATGGGCGCGCAGCTCGCCACGGCCCTCGCCCGGGTCCAGGCCCTGCCCGAGGAAGCCGCCGCGGCGGTGTCGGCACTGACGACCGCGCTCGATCTCGTGCTGCCGCCCGGGCATGATCCCCTCCTCGCGGCCCCCCGGCCGGTCGCGGAAGCGTGTCCGGCCGAGCCCCGACAGGACGGCGGAATCGGGATGACGCCGCGGCCCGTTCCACGGCGCCTGACGGTGCGGCCGGAGGCCTTCGCAGCGTTCATCCGGGCGCGGCACCCGCACAAGCCGGCCGAGCAATGCGCCGCGCTCACCGGGATTCCCTTCGACAGCGTCGACAAGATGCTGAAGCGGGAGGCTCTGCCGAACGGGCGCAACTTCCTGCTCTGCATCATCGCCTACGGGCCCGAGCTGCTGGCGGTGGTGATGCCCGACGCGGACGAGCGGTGGCTCGCCGGCGCACGGATCCTGGCCGACCAAGCTCATCTCGAGAGTGAGCTGGCGCGCGTCCGCGACGCGATGGCCGAGAACACCGGGCGGTGGTCGTTCTGCGGGATCAGCTTCGGGGGGGCGCTATGAGCCCGCCCAAGATGTATCGGGCCCCCGCCCGCGAGCGGGAGATCCCGCGGTGCGCGTGCGGCTGCGGCGAGGACGGCTGCTTCGGCTTCCCCGGCCCGGTCTATTACGCTCACCGGCACTGGCCGGACGGCTTCGTCATCACCGACGAACGCGGGCGTTTTACCGGCGAGAAGCCGGCGTTTCGCGCGGAGCCCCAGGCGGGCGCACCCCCGCCGTCCGACCTGTTCGGCCTTACGGAACCCGCCCGGCGCCTAACAAATCCGCCCCCGGGCCTGACGGGGCGCCGTCGCGCATGAGCGGCCGGCGGGACGCTCCCTCCCGCCAGACTGAGACTCCGAATCCGACTCGATTCCTATCAGGCGTCCGTATGCGTAACCGCGCGCGTCTCTCTCCACGCCAGATTCGAGAATTGTGGCTCGTGCTCGGCCCGACGAAGCGGGCGCAGGCCGAAAGCCGCATTCGCTCCGGTCGTACCCTCGGCAAATTATCCGGGGGTTCGAGGCTCGAAGCCGGCCGCGTGCGAGAGCAGATCGGCCAGCTCGCTGGGGTCTCCGGTGTCCTGGCCGAGAAGTGCAACGCGATCTACCTGGCGGCCGAGCGCGATCCGGACCTGTTCGGCCCGGTGGTTGAGTACCTCGAGCGCTCCGAAAACATCCACGATGCCTCGAACCGGATGCGCCGGCTTGCCGACCTCGAGCGGGTTCGGCGCCTCGCTCCGACGCAAGGCCGGTTCGCGACGCTGGTTCTGGATCCGCCCTGGCAGGACGAAAGCGTCTCCCCCAACCAACGCCCGCCCTACGCGACGATGACCGAGCCGGAGATCGCGGCGGTGCCGGTGGAAACCTGGGCGCTGGACGAGGGACACATCTACTGCCACGCGCCCGGGCCCTTCCTCCCGATGGCGGTGCGCCTCGTCCAGGGCTGGGGCTACGACTTCAAGCAGGTGCTGACGTTCCGGAAGGCGGCCTTCTCGATGGGCCGCTACTTCCGGACCCTCGACGAGTACTGCGTCTTCGCCACACGCGGCGGGCTGATGCTGGCCCGGGCCGACCTTCCCAACGTGTTCGAGGGCGCCCCCGGCCGGCACAGCGAGAAGCCGGACAGCTTCTTCGATCTCGTGCGCGCGGCGAGCCCCGGCCCCTACGGCGAGGCCTTCCAGCGCCAGGCGCGGCCTGACTTCACCAACCTCTACACCGAAGCGCCGGCCGTGCCGGCGATGGCCGCGGAATGAGACCGCGCCCCCGCCTGAGGCCGCCCGTCCGCGGCCCCCCTTCCCCGACCTAGGAACGATGACCGCCGTCGCGCGCTGAATCGGCGAACTGCGCCCGCTTGCCCCCGGGCGGCGCGCCTCCGATTCCGCGCAGCCTCTCGCTCGTGCCCTGTCTAAGGCCCCCCCCTTGGCAGGCGACCGGCGGAGCTTTGCCCGAACCGTCGGGTGCGGTCGGCAGTCCCCCTCCCCTCGACCAGCCCAACGCCGCGCGCGACCCGCGATTCCGGCGATGGGCTTTCGCGTGCCCGGAGCCGGACAGGCTTCGCGGCGCAACGGTCCCCCTTTGCCTGAAAGGGCCCGCCTAGAGGCGCCCACCATGTCGATCGAAGCGATTTCCTGGGTCATCAAACAAGACATCCCCGACGGCGTGGCGAAGCTCGTCGCCATGGTGCTGGCCGACTATGCCGACCGGCACACCGGCGAGGCGCACCCGAAGATCAAGCAGCTCGCGCAGGCCTGCTCGCAGTCCGAGCGCTCCGTGCAGCGCAAGCTTCGGGTGCTCCAGGATCTCGACGTCATCACCATCCAGAACGGCCACTGCCCGAAGTCCGGACGGCAGCGGGCCAACAGCTACATCCTGCATCTGCCGGACGTGGATGTGCCCGGGCGGAACGAGCGTTCCGTGAGGGGGTGACCAGAACGGCGCAGGATCGGCAAAGCCTAGCTTGAGGGGTGACTTTGGGACACCCCAAATTTCGGCCGAGGGGTGCCCGTCTGTCACCGGGGAGGGTGACAACGCTGTCACCGGGGAGGGTGACTCCCCTGTCACCCCCATAGAGAATCCGTCAGATTCAACCGTCAGAAAAGAATCCCCCCATCCCCCCGGTGGGGGGGCAGGCGCGGTTCAAAAACAATTCCGAGGTAATTCCCCATCGGCACTGGCCGAGCGCATCCCCCTCGCCGAGCGGTCGCTACCGGGACGGCTCCCCGGCGAGGAGTTCGCCCGGCTCTGGGCGGCCTTCCCCGAGGGCGGGCGCCTCGTTGCCGACCGGCGCATGGCCGAACGGATCTTCGCCGCCCTGCCCGACGCCGATCGCGATCTCGCCGTGAGCGCGGCCGGCAGCTACGCGGCGCACCTCGCCAAGCATCCAGGCCGCTCGGCGAAGGCGCTGCACACCTGGCTGCGCACCCGCCGATTCGAGAACGCCCGGCCCTGTGCGGCGCCGGCGGCGCTGATCGGGGCGACCCGCGTGTTCGTGGAGGAAGGGGACGCCGGAATGGAACGCCTGGATGGCCTTCCGCCGAGCACAGGGCGAGGGCCGGTGCGCGACGACGTCGAAGCCGGGCTACGCCACCCCGGGCTGGCATTTCCCGAGCAAGCTGCCGCCGACGGCCGACGGGGCGCGGGCGGCGTGACCATCCGCTGCGTCCACTACGTCGGCTTCCGGGATGACCGGTACTGGAACGCCTTCCGGATCTGGGGCGGCCCCGTGTTCATCCATCTGCGGTGGGATCGGCGGGCCCGGCGCGAGATCGGGGCGGACGATATCGTGATCTTCGCTGAGGGCGACGAGTTCCAGCCGATCGCCGAGCGCAACGCCGACGACATCGACGAGCGGTGGCTCTGAGGCGATCCCAAATCTTCCGGTGATGTGCTTTTAGACCTCACTGCTACCCCACAATTCCCATTTACAACCGGAAACGGGTGGTGGTGGGCGCGTGCGGGGCGATGGTGTGGAGTGGAACGGAAGGCGAGTCGCGGGCGAAGGATACCGGGCGAAGATCGCCGCCGGGGATCGAGCATCCGGCCCCGCTTACCCGGGCCGACATCGAGCGCTGGCTGATCGCCCCGATGCGGGCACTGCGCGACACATCGATCGTCGCGCTCCCCGGCAACGCGCTAGAGCCGGTGGCGTCGAGCCGGCCAAGCGCGACCTTCGATAGCCTGGCCTTCGCCCGCACCGTGCTCGGCAAGGATACGCCCGAGTTGCGGGCCGTCACGACCTGGGCGCGGATCATGGCGGCCGACGGACATGCCGAGGCATCGATCGCCGAGTGGTGCGCGCTCTTCGGGTGGAAGGAACGGACGTTCTACCATCGTCTCCGGCGCGGCCTCGACCGGATCGTAAAAGCGAAAAATCACGCCGACGGCCGGCTCTCCAATGCGGCGTAATATTCTGCATCCGAAGTCTTGACACTGTCAGCGACGGCGGAGTCCCACTCTGAAACAGGCAGCAATAGAGACTGCCCTGCTAGGAGCGCTTACGGTGTCCGGTCGTCGCAAGTCCAAGCCTGTTACGCTCGCCGGCAGGGCGGCGTTGAAGCAAGTTCCCATTCACACGCTTTCAGAGAACGCCCCGACGCCGGAACGACTGATGCAGGCCGGTGTCACCGTGGCGATGCAGCTCGGCACCCGCCAGACACAGATCATCGGAAAGGCGTCGCCCTTCGGTATCGACGGCGTGATGCGTCTCGCCTCGGCACCGCTCGATCGACTCCATTCCCGCGGGCGCCTTGATGACGACGGCGAACGCAACAGCCAGCTCCACGAGGCCGGCGACAAGCTCCGCAACCACTACTACCTCGGCGGCCTCTCCGGCTTCGCCGCGAACGACCTGAACAGCACCGGCGGCGGGCATCCGTCCAGCCGCGTGCCGATCTCCGAGACGATGGAGAGCAACCGGCGCGCTTTACGGCTAGCAAAAGCAGCTATGCATCCGGGCGACTGGCAGGTTGTGAGCGACGTGGTCTGTCTGGAGAAGGACTTAAAAAATGCCGGCTACCACGCTGGATGCACCAACGACGATGCGGCCACCGCGGTAGCCCTCGATAGGTTGCGCCGTGGCCTAGATGCACTTGCTCATCTATGGGGCTTTTCGCCACCCCAGCACCCCACTCACAAATCTTCCGCCAAGCCACCCATCTGCACAGCAGCTTAATTGGGATTTTTCATCCTCTTCAAGGCTCCATCGAAGACAAGCTTGCTTGATACCGGGCTCTTGAATAGTACAGCCAAGAACTTTCCAGGGAAATAGTCGTCAAGGACGCCCACCATGGCTGCGTGAAACTCCTCACCGGTTCCTTTAATGTCGAGTGTCGTCAGGCTTTTCCTGAAATCATCGATCGGCCTGTCCAGCATCTTGCTGCCCAATCTATTGAACACTCCGGCCGCCAACACACGGTTGCCATGTATGAGAACGCCCCACGGGTATCCGCTTTTTTTCTCAAGACTGGCTTTTTTCTCATCGATCCATAGCTCGATCAATCTTTGGACCAAGATAGCATTGAAGGTTTTCGCGCCACTCGTAGTAGGATTGAAAACTGTTTTGTAGGGTGCCTTACTCAAATCCGAAAAGAAACGACCAATACCAGTTTTTACCTGTACTGCAAGAGTAGGGTCTCCTGAAGCGCACGCCAGCGCTGTGGTGGCTTCGATCAACTCACAAGAGTGAGAAGTTTTGGAGACACTTGCCCCTCTAGAAACTTGATAGTCTACTCCTTCCAAAGACATCTCATCTTGCAAACGTCGCTGTTCTCGATCTTGCGCAACAAAATCACGACCATCGACTCTATTTTGTAGGTTGTTAAAGCGAGTTACTTCGCCGCCAAAACCTTCAGGCGCCTCTCTCAACAAGACAACTCTAATTGGAACCCTTACCTTACCTAACGCTTCATCTGATGCGACGTCGGCCAGAGTGCTTACAGTTTGGGCGCCATTTACTATCGAAGCTCCCCGAAATTGAAAATTGCCAGCAGAGCGTGAGGCTGCCGCAGATGGCGCCCTCAGAGCTTCATCCGCGATAAGTGTGATTCCATTATTGAAATACCAGAAGTTCTCGGGAGAATTATGTGCTGTCGCGGATATCCCCTCATTGATATCAGTCGCGCCGAGCCCATGTCGAATATTTTTAGCTACAAGATGTTTTCCATGCGTTGACCACCATTCTTTCAGCTGGAAACCATCGATTACCCCAAAATAAGCTGGATAAGGAAGCGCTACACGAGACCAGTCTGTGATAGTGGCGTCAATCGTTATTCTTTCTGTCATTCCGCCGCTTGACAGGTTTTTGTATATGTCATCAAGTCCAATCACATGTTTAAAGGCGATTGGATCCTGATCAGAGGCCCCGTTTAGATCAGCGACAACGCGATCTAATTTGGCCGTTCCGTGCTTAGCTAAGGTGCTCGCCCCAGTTGAAATAATAACGACATCAATGATGCAGCCGGGAGTGAGGATAGTATCGCCCGCCTTCGCAAGTTTGTTTTGCAAGCGCGCGTGAAAACTTTCGGAATTTTGCTCAATAAGATCTCGAACTCCGTCTGCAAAAACGCCAATATCAGCTGCAGATGGCTCGCCCGTTCCCGAATTTATCCATTTCGCTTGTACGATTGTAACTCTGTCGCTCGCTCCGTCGGCGAAAACGGCATCAATGCCGTTGTCATCTGATCCGTCCCACACAGCAGATGCAGCATCCTCAGCAGTGCATTCTGTCCGCATAAAGATCGCATGGGCAGCGAGACAGCGTGACAATATTTTTTGATCGCGCTCTTTGTCGTTTGCGCCAATATCGGCCAATGAAAGAAAGGGTTCGTAGAGTGATTTGATTTTGTTAGTAATTTGCCTAACTCGTAACTGGGTCATATTTTTACCTTGTGCAGCATCGTCATTGAGTTTGTTCAACCTGCCATACGCACAATCATCTCGCAATGGCAGTGCCAACAGATCCGCCTGTGTTTCTGGACCACATAGACGGTGAGACATCCGTGGGGGGACGGCCTGATGCTTTCAATTTCGCTGACGGTTTCATATTGACGCCCCCGGACTCAAACCGCTACAGTTCGGTTAACTGAGGAATTGCGCCCTGGGCTGGAGACGGCCGCGGGGCGCTTCCGTTTCCAGCCCACGCGTCGCCCGATCGGGCCGAGCGCCCGGGCCAGCCTCACAGCATCACCATGATCGACCTCTCGGCCCTCGCCGGCGAGCTGGACGCGCTCGTGCGCGACGGCCGACGCATCCGCCTGGGCGACCGCAACTTCGAGAAGCCGCACGCCGAGCTGGACGAGCTGCTCGGCCGGCTGCAGCGCGTCGCCAGCGACGTGCGAATTGGATCGCTCACGGTCAATTCGGCCGTCATCGTGCAGGACCATCGGAAGGAAGGTGCCGTGAGGCTAATGCCCGCGTCGCCGATCACCGGCCGCGGCCAGTACATCGTCTGCCACACGCGGGGACCGCGGCGGTGAGCCGAGATCCCCGTGCCTTCGCGGCCGAGCTGCGCGCTGACGCGCAGCAGCTGCGCACGATGGCTGGCGACCTCGATGCCCGGGCCGACGGCCTCTGCGCACTCGCCGAGCAGCAGGAGCGCGACGCGGTGAGCCGCGAACGGGCCAAGCGCGCGGCGATCGCCGCCTCGCTCGAAGCCGAGGGCCGGACCTTCCATCGCAGCCCGACCGCGTCGGGGCCGGGCCCGACCATCTGGGGGTCGGCTCGATACGAAGATGCGGGGCAAATCAGCCCCTGAAATTCCGCCTCGGGCCGGCTCGGCGCCGATGAGCGCGGATGCACGATAACTGCCGTTCTCGCGCACCCGATTGGAGCCTAATCGGATGCACGATAATCTTCCGACGCCGATCTCCGGCGGCGCGGTAGCCGTCGGCGCGCTCCTGGATCTCGATGAGGCCGTCCGCGGCTTCGCGGCGGCGTCCAGGTCGGCCGCGACGCAGCGGGCCTACAAGAGCGACTGGCGCGATTTCGAGGCCTTCTGCCTGGGACACGGGCTCACGGCCTGCCCGGCGCTCGGCCTCACGGTCGCCCGCTACCTCACCCATCTGGCCGGGCTTGGCCGGAACGTCTCGACGATCAACCGGCGCACTGCCGCGATCGCGCTGGCGCACCGGGTGCAGGGGCACGACAGCCCGACCGGCCGCGAGGACGTGCGCCAGGTTCTCGCCGGCATCCGCAACACCCTCGGGCGCCGGCCGAACAAGAAGAAGGCCCTCACGGTCGATCTGATCGTCCAGGTCATTCGGAAGACCCGGGGCCAGGACCTGGCTGCGGTTCGCGACCGGGCGCTGATCCTGTTGGCGTTCGGCGCCGCGCTCCGACGCTCGGAGCTTGTGGCGCTCGACGTTCCGGACATCGAGCGCCACCGCAAAGGCCTGCTGATCCGGCTTCAGCGATCGAAGACGGACCAAACCGGCAAGGGCCAGACGATTTCGGTGCCGGACGGCAAGCTGAAGGTGCCGACCGCGGTCGATGCCTGGCTGAAGGCCTCCGGCATCACGGAGGGCGCGGTGTTCCGAGGCGCCGATCGCGGCAAGCTCTCGGCCGACCGGCTCAGCGCCGGCCAGTTCGCCCGCATCCTCAAATCCCGGTGCGAGGCCGCCGGGCTCGATCCGAACGTCATCGGCGGTCACTCGACGCGCCGGGGCTTCGCCACATCCGCCGGCGACGCCGGCGCCGACCTCCGGCACACCGCCCGGCAGATGCGGCACGCCAAGCTCGAGACCACCCTCGGCTACATCGAGGACGGCGAGCTGTTCAGGAACCACGCCGGCGACGGCTTCCTCTGACATCTTAGGAATCGCCTGTGACACAGCGAGCCAACGCGTCGGGGACGAGGGTCGCCGGGGCGCATGTCGACGTGGGCGAGACGATCCTCGCCAAGCGCCGCCTGCCCTGCATCTGCCCGCAGCGGCACAAGGACGGGACGGCCCGCACGGTCAGCTACTCGACGTGCCGCGGGATGGTCATCGAACGGGTGAAGTGCGAGAACTGCCCGCGCACCTGGAAGCGGGTGAACGTCCGGTGAGGCGACAGCTCGCCTGGCGCCAGGCTCTCAGCGACCTGAGGGCCGATCGCATCACGCCCCCCGGAAATCCGCGAGGTGCCGATCGACGGCAACCGCCGCTGTCGGGAGATGCTGAGCTGCTGGCGCGGCCGATCCGGTCGGCGCTACGTCGTCCAGGTGCATCCCCCTGGATCTCCACTGGCCCGTGCGCGCCGGTGCCGGGCTCGCCTTCGCCGTTTCACGCGGGAATGCCGCGCGCGGCACCATCGTCGCCATGGCTCCGGAGGGCGACTGCCAGGCTTGGCGCGGCCGGATGTGGGACGCCGGAGCGCGCGAGCTGCACGTCCACATCCTCGTAGACGACGCGGCGGGCCGCTCTGAGGTGGCGATGGACCTGACAACAGAATTCGATCTGCGGGACCTCGAAATTCGGTGACCCTACCGATCCCGGCAGCTAAAAAGTTCGCCTCAAGGTAGTGAGGTGACACATGACGGACGAGTTCAAGCGTTTTCTCGCAAGCGGTCCGGACGTTGTTCGAGAAAGAGACCGCAAAGCCCAAGAAGCTCAGGATGAATATAAAGCTGCGCAGAAGCGAGAAGCTGATGCTCGCCAAGTGCTTGAGCAGAACTGGGAAAGCGCGAAAAAATTATTGGTCGGCGTTGTTAGTGAGATTAATGCTGCATTCGCTGATGTGGGTCTCGAAATCCGCATCAGGGAGGAACAAAATCCAAAGCCGGCGCTCGCGAGGCTCGGGATAGGTTTGTATCGGCATGGTGTATTCACCGGCGATGGGTTCGAGCTACACGTTACCGATAAGGGGAAACAATTTTTCCAATTGAGGGGTGGTGACAAGCGATCACTGGCCCCCCTCCCACTGGTCAGTGAATGCACAACAAGTGATTATCAGAAGACGCTTCAAAGCTTTGTCGGCCCTGTGCTGCCAGAGCTTTAATTATCTGACACAATAGGTATTGCAATATGCCGATGCGGCCACCGGTTCACATGGCCGCCGGCGCCAGGACGCCCGAAGAGGCAAAGGCTGCTAGCAAGCGCCACTTCGATCGACAGAGGCGCCGGGCGAGCCCCTGGCGCCTCTGGTACGGCCTCGCGGTGTGGAAGGCGGCGCGTCTCGCGCAGCTCACTCTGCAGCCGCTGTGCGAGCGCCATCTCGCCCGCGACCAGGTCGTACCAGCGACGGTGGTCAACCACCGCATTCCCCATCGTGGTGTCTGGGAACTCTTCATCGATCCCACGAACCACGAGAGCGTCTGCAAGACCTGCCACGATGGGGAAATCCAGCGCGAAGAAGCTAAGCTCCGCGCCCTGGATGCTGTCGATCAGCAATAAATACTAATTGAAAATAGGTCATTAAGGCTGAGAATTGGCATTTTGCTCAGCCTCTTCCAATTCCTTTATTCTACGCTCCAAGTATACATGATTCTCGATCATTACCTTGGCTATTATCAAAGCTGATCGCAACCCCCCTGGCGTCGATCCGACTCCTTTGAAATCACCCCGCGCATATTCAAATAGCGCCGAGGCCCTAGCGTGTATGACAGCCGCATCATAAATCCCGTTTTCTATATGTAGATTGCGATATGGAGCCGAGAGCGATCCGTCCATGACCTCAACCAACCCCTTCATCCTAGCAAGCTGTATTTGTGAGATTGCGATCAGATCTGCAATCTCCTTTGCTATTAATTGATCAGAGCTTCTGACAGCATCCTGAAGCGGTAAAATGACAGCAGTTGGAAATACTGGCACATTATAGCTTGGCCAAGGCGGCATAGCTGTATCAATTGTCTTTACACCGTCTAGGCGCT from the Methylorubrum extorquens genome contains:
- a CDS encoding protein of unknown function (Evidence 5 : Unknown function); its protein translation is MPIQTYPEPRERRLWILFLPDADFETHISECSINLTNNADQ
- a CDS encoding protein of unknown function (Evidence 5 : Unknown function), whose translation is MLIDSIQGAELSFFALDFPIVAGLADALVVRGIDEEFPDTTMGNAVVDHRRWYDLVAGEMALAQRLQSELRETRRLPHREAVPEAPGARPAPLSIEVALASSLCLFGRPGAGGHVNRWPHRHIAIPIVSDN
- a CDS encoding protein of unknown function (Evidence 5 : Unknown function); amino-acid sequence: MSSNFFIFRLALVVSMICLLILFSAADDGYCTTIAAKAVGRDEAHGCIEYWFNRYQSLIGAIATLAAAIVAYRAIRWQVNQGEISAAKRDDREAHAARAVLPLSLSAICEYAVECMQRLDGVKTIDTAMPPWPSYNVPVFPTAVILPLQDAVRSSDQLIAKEIADLIAISQIQLARMKGLVEVMDGSLSAPYRNLHIENGIYDAAVIHARASALFEYARGDFKGVGSTPGGLRSALIIAKVMIENHVYLERRIKELEEAEQNANSQP
- a CDS encoding protein of unknown function (Evidence 5 : Unknown function), which produces MMRLSYTLGPRRYLNMRGVISKESDRRQGGCDQL